The following are from one region of the Ruficoccus sp. ZRK36 genome:
- a CDS encoding TolC family protein, with protein sequence MNRSPFIKTLRAGIGFAMAVLGAGQSLQAAVEASESLPMPVSDLQSYLAQAMAANPQLKAFSRRYDAATQRVPQVSALPDPMFQVTHFVESVQTRTGPQENVFTFSQKIPWFGKLSSRESAASAEAQALWFAYQNQQLTLARSVSVAFYEYGYIEEAIRLTQENVELLSKLEPIIEEKIRAGGDINALLRLKVEIGKVDDRLQSLQQQRVSQSARLRELLALPGEEVLPWPQWEAPDIITPDGPSLAVAMEANNPGLQMLERKITSAEARREIARLESYPDITLGFNYIQTGDPVVNPNTPDAGQDPWGFTVAVNIPIWFGKYDAAKAEALANQRSFESEYDNQLNTLRTQLTVSLSGLADANRRLQLYGEDLLGLAEQAAENSRSGYETGQLGILDLIDSERSLLDLQLLYWRAASDAWQQRVNIQALANLPILGTFHVTQNDE encoded by the coding sequence ATGAATCGAAGCCCATTTATAAAAACGCTGAGAGCAGGCATTGGTTTTGCCATGGCGGTACTGGGGGCAGGCCAGTCGCTTCAGGCAGCCGTTGAAGCTTCCGAATCCCTGCCCATGCCGGTGTCTGATCTGCAGAGCTACCTGGCGCAGGCGATGGCCGCCAACCCGCAGTTGAAAGCCTTCTCTCGCCGCTATGACGCCGCCACGCAGCGCGTCCCGCAGGTCTCTGCTCTGCCGGATCCGATGTTTCAGGTGACGCATTTCGTCGAGTCGGTCCAGACGCGCACCGGCCCGCAGGAGAACGTATTTACATTCAGTCAGAAGATTCCGTGGTTCGGTAAGCTGAGCAGCCGGGAAAGCGCCGCATCGGCCGAGGCCCAGGCGCTCTGGTTCGCCTACCAGAATCAGCAATTAACGCTGGCCCGTAGCGTGTCCGTCGCATTCTACGAATACGGCTACATCGAGGAGGCCATCCGGCTCACGCAGGAGAATGTTGAGCTGCTCAGTAAGCTGGAGCCGATCATCGAAGAAAAGATCCGGGCAGGTGGCGATATCAATGCGCTCCTGCGCCTGAAGGTGGAGATCGGGAAAGTGGATGACCGGCTGCAATCCTTGCAGCAGCAGCGCGTCTCACAGTCCGCCAGGCTGCGGGAGTTGCTCGCCCTGCCCGGAGAAGAGGTGCTGCCCTGGCCGCAGTGGGAGGCTCCAGATATCATCACTCCGGATGGTCCCTCCCTGGCAGTGGCGATGGAGGCTAACAACCCCGGCCTGCAAATGCTGGAGCGTAAAATCACCAGTGCTGAGGCGCGACGCGAGATCGCCCGCCTGGAAAGCTATCCCGACATTACCCTCGGCTTTAACTACATCCAGACAGGCGACCCCGTGGTCAACCCGAACACACCCGATGCGGGCCAGGACCCTTGGGGCTTCACCGTCGCGGTAAACATCCCCATCTGGTTCGGTAAGTACGATGCCGCCAAGGCCGAGGCCCTGGCCAACCAGCGCTCCTTCGAGAGTGAATATGACAACCAGCTCAACACTCTGCGCACGCAGTTGACCGTGAGCCTGTCTGGTCTGGCGGATGCTAATCGCCGGCTGCAGCTCTACGGAGAGGATTTACTGGGGCTGGCCGAGCAGGCCGCTGAGAATAGCCGATCGGGCTATGAGACCGGACAGCTCGGGATACTGGACCTGATCGACAGCGAGCGCTCGCTGCTCGACCTGCAACTGCTCTACTGGCGTGCCGCCTCGGATGCCTGGCAGCAGCGCGTTAACATCCAGGCCCTGGCGAATCTTCCAATCCTGGGAACCTTTCACGTGACACAGAACGATGAATAA